The sequence gccccttgataggtaatagccctaatccagttgatatgggattatatggtggaaaacacaggttacaaagaggacgatggaacttgtcggatccgacgagatcgtagtcgagttgattcgactagctctcAATGACTTGGCTCCTCGCAGATTCCGGTTTCGTAGGCTGTGTTGGTTGTATGATTAGATGATCTatgccctccccggggggtcccttttatatcatagatctggaggtctccaagtagaactcggagatatcagACCCAATACAATACGccgacgacccagttctgtccgagaaGGACTCTTCCCATCTGTAGATTtcgtgaaaggtttccttaggATATGTAGAAAACATCCGcgtgcgcgtgggtatgccatgttgatatgtaacgtatatcgaagggtagagggtatgcctgacccgtaaccctgacacacaTAAGATACATACTATTGCATTTTTCAACTTGAAAGGAGACACTAGATGGAGTATAAATCAGCTAcgactagctgtgtagtcatgTCCAATGAAAAATGCATGCATTAaagttattttcttttgttctaagatacttctataatatatgtaaattacctTTTGGCTTtgctgaatttacttttatatgtctaagaagtaacttagtgaaatctaaaagtaatttagacatatcataaaagtaatttatgatttttcatcaaaatataatcatgtgagatcttgttataaagatttaattattacgaacacaatggtATAATTGGatcgtaaatcggatgagtagtttaagagaaaattttatttgaagtataggtgtaTAGAGTCTctcatagatggagtggtagctggtttagacaaaccagctaccactagctgtatAGCTATGTCCTAAACTTATATAAGTTTTAGCACTTTGGTAAAATTAGGACGGCAGCAATCCAAATTCGCCCTAAGAAACGAATCAAGAAATAGAGGAACAAGACCCGATTTTCAAGCGATAATCTATCATTGTTCGTAACATGACAAGGATTTTTTATCCGTCCCCCGCCCCCTGCCTGTGACGTCACCAGTGACGCGAAACGCCGGCCGGCACGAGCCCGGCACGTACGCCTGGTCCTACTATTCCTAGTCCTAGCAGCGTCGACGTCTTCGTCCGCTACGTACCTGACTACCCACCTGCACGTCAGTCGTCAGGACGTCACGTCAccgacacgtggggcccaccccACCCGCAGCTGATAAACCGGTACACACACCGTCCCGTCTGCTTTGCCTCGCGCGCCCGAGCTGAGACACGGCGAGCAACACGATGGCCAGCGTCGACGGAGcgacgcgccgcggcggcggcgatggaagcAGCAGGCGGCGCCGGGTGCTGGTGTTCCCGCTTCCGTTCCAGGGCCACATCAACCCGATGCtgcagctcgccggcgcgctccacggccgccgtggcggcggcggcggcgagctgtccGTCACCGTGCTCCACACCCGCTTCAACGCGATCGACCCGTCGCGCTACCCGGAGCTCGCGTTCGCCGAGGTGCCCGACGGCATCCCGCCCGACGTCGCCGCGAATGGTAACATCGTCGACATCATCGTAGCCCTGAACGTCGCCATGGACGGCGGTGAGTCGTCGCCGTCCTTCCGCGACGTGCTCGCGtcggtggtcgccgccgacgacgaggggcGGAAGCCCCGCGCGTCGTGCCTCATCATCGACGGTAACCTCATGGCCGCGCagaaggccgccgccgagctcggccTCCCCACGCTCGTGCTCCGCACCGGCAGCGCCGCCTGCCTCCGCTGCTACCTCGCCTACCCCGCGCTCCTCCAAAAGGGCTATTTGCCTCCCAAAGGTCACTACCAAATCATCATCTTTTCACATCACAGTTTTCCATTTCATTTTGAATCCAAACAATCCTTTCGTTTTGCATTCATGCTCTAAGTTCTAACTACATCATTGTGGAGTGGAGGCCGGGTTTTATATTGTGGCTTTGTACATCCTTTGAGATATAGAGGCCGGCTTTTATTTAAATCCACTGTCTAATTAAGAGAAACAATATTATTATCATTTGTTTCAGAGTCGCAACTCTATGAACCAGTGGAGGAGCTACCGCCACTACGAGTAAGGGACCTGTACTACACGAGCAACGCCAACCAAGAACTGGTCCGTAAAGTTCTTGGTTGGATCGCCGAAACGGCGAGAAACTCTAACGGTGTGGTGATCAACACGTTCGACGAGTTGGAGCCGGCCGAGCTCGAGAGGATCCAGCGCGagcttgacggcgacggcgtcgccatcgtgctcgccgccggcccgctCCACAAGCTCTCCCCCATGAACGCCGGGGGCAGCCTGCACCTGCGCCCGGACCGGAGCTGCATCGAGTGGCTGGACACGCAGGCGACGGGATCCGTGTTGTACGTGAGCTTTGGGAGCTTAGCGTCATTGGACTCCAACGAGTTCTTGGAGGTGGCATGGGGATTGGAGAGCAGTGGCCAGCCTTTTCTATGGGTGGTTCGACCAGACCTTGTGAAGGGTTTGGATAAACCAAGTTTGCCGGATGGGTTCGAGCGTGCGGTGGAGGGTAGGGGTAAGGTGATTAAGTGGGCCCCACAGCAAGAGGTGCTAGCACACCACGCAGTGGGAGGGTTTTGGACGCATAGTGGGTGGAACTCGATGCTAGAGAGTGTTAGTGAGGGAGTCCCAATGATATGTAAACCTCAATTTGCAGACCAAATGTTGAATACAAGGTACTTAGAAGCGGTGTGGGCTGTAGGCTTTGAGCTTGTTGGCAAGCTAGAAAGGGGTGAAATCAAGAAAGCGATTAAGAGGTTGATGGTAGAAAAGGAGGGAGCTGAGATCAGGGAACGAGCAAAAGAGCTTAAGAAGAAAATGGACCAATGCTTGGAAAGTAGTGGATCTTCTCAAATTGCCATCAACAGGTTAGTGAATTATATAATATCTCTCTAACACTTGAGTTTAATTATGTACTTATCGTGTGAATACTACCATCGACGAATTGTGAAGAAGTTCAAGGTTtcctttaattttcttatttataTGTATCAAAGCAAGTGATATAGATGTCCTCATTCTCCCAATGTCCTTCTTCGCACTGGCCTAGGGGTAAAATTTCACTCCTCTGAGAACAACCACATTTAGTTTCTCACTGTTTCTGTTCCGTTGTGAGGCATCAAGAATCAATAAGCATTTCATCATCGTCTTTGCTATCAACGCACAGATCTCTCGTAGGCCCTATGCATGATATTCACGTCATGTGGCCAGTGGCGGAGCTAGAAAGTTTTCACGCCTAGGGCTGAGCTAATGGGaacttaaatattttcataaattacatAGCATTTTTCAAGATTATAATGGGGATTATGGAGCTAGGCATGGGGCCCAAGCCCTAGCTGCC is a genomic window of Oryza glaberrima chromosome 7, OglaRS2, whole genome shotgun sequence containing:
- the LOC127778248 gene encoding DIMBOA UDP-glucosyltransferase BX9-like — translated: MASVDGATRRGGGDGSSRRRRVLVFPLPFQGHINPMLQLAGALHGRRGGGGGELSVTVLHTRFNAIDPSRYPELAFAEVPDGIPPDVAANGNIVDIIVALNVAMDGGESSPSFRDVLASVVAADDEGRKPRASCLIIDGNLMAAQKAAAELGLPTLVLRTGSAACLRCYLAYPALLQKGYLPPKESQLYEPVEELPPLRVRDLYYTSNANQELVRKVLGWIAETARNSNGVVINTFDELEPAELERIQRELDGDGVAIVLAAGPLHKLSPMNAGGSLHLRPDRSCIEWLDTQATGSVLYVSFGSLASLDSNEFLEVAWGLESSGQPFLWVVRPDLVKGLDKPSLPDGFERAVEGRGKVIKWAPQQEVLAHHAVGGFWTHSGWNSMLESVSEGVPMICKPQFADQMLNTRYLEAVWAVGFELVGKLERGEIKKAIKRLMVEKEGAEIRERAKELKKKMDQCLESSGSSQIAINRLVNYIISL